In uncultured Desulfuromonas sp., the genomic stretch GGTCCCCTATGCCGATGACGTGGTCTCCCTGACCGATTTTGAATACACAACAGGCACCCCGGACGGTCTGGAGATCGGCGAACTTGTTCCCACGCCCGTGCCGACGGACCCGGAAGCTTTGCGGCGCATCCGGGAAAAGGCCTATGCCAAACCGGTGATCCGCGAGCGCATCGTGTCGGCGGACGGCCGCTGCACCTGGATTGTGCTGCGCATGAAAACCATCCCCGATGACTGGCAAAAGGATTACGCGGAAAACCCGGATCTGGCCATCGGTCGCATCGTCAATGAAGTGGCGGCACAGCCGAAATACCATCTTCTCCATCCGAAAACGGCGGGGTTACCCGTTATCGACGTCGAAAAACGGGCGTTTTTCGGCCGGGAAATGCCGCGGCTGTTCGGCTATTCGCTGATTCTGACGGTGGTGCTTCTCGCGGTTGCCCTGCGCAGCGTACGGGGCGTGGTCTTTCCCCTGATCACCGCGGTCAGCGCGATTGTCATTGTACTCGGCATGCAAGGCTTTCTCGGCATCACCAACGACCCGTCCATGATCCTGCTGCCGGTGTTTCTGTCGCTGGCCGTGTCCATCGGTTACTCCATCCATGTGTTTACCGCCTTTAAGAGGTCGTTTTTAAACTCCGGCCAACGCAGAGAAGCGGTGATTTATGCCGTCGAGGAGACGGGGTGGCCGCTACTGTTCAGCGCCTTGACCACGGTGGCGGCGCTGATTTCGTTTGTCTTTATCCCGTTGCGGCCGATCCGTTGGGTGGGCTGCACCGCCGCCTGCCTGGTGGCGGTGACCTATGTGCTGGTGATCATCCTGCTGCCGGCCCTGCTCAGCTTCGGCAAGGACCGGCGACGCGGCGTCACCGAGGGCGAAAAAAGCGGCCGCCTCGAACGCCTGATGCGCTACCTGGGAGACCGGGTACTGCGGCGCCCGCGTCTGACCCTCAGCGTCCTCGGGCTGGTGGTGGTCGTGTGCCTGGTCGGCATCAGCCGTTTCGAGGTTTCCTTTGATATCGTCCGCACCTTCGGCCTCAAGGTGCCCTACGTGAACCGCCTTTATCAGATCGGCCAAACCGAGGTCGGTTCGCTCTATTCCTATGACGTGGCCCTGGAGTTCGATCAACCGGGAGCGGCCAAGGATCCCGACAATTTGCGCAAATTCGAGCAACTGGTCAACGAGGTCAAGGCTCTGCCCCTGACCAAGAAGACGGCATCGCTGCTCGATATCGTCAAGGACATGAATCAGGTGATCCATTCGGGGGACGGCGATTTCTATGCGATTCCGCAAAATCGCGAGATGGTGGCGCAACTGCTGCTGCTCTATGAAAACGCCGGTGGCAGCGAGGCGGAAAAATGGGTTGACTACGATTACCAGCGCTTGCGGCTGATGGTGGAGGTGGACGATTACAATTCCGCCGAAGCCGCCCGCGAATTGCGCCTCATCCAGCAGCGCGGCAAGGCGTTGTTTCCAGACGCGCAGGTCATGCTCATCGGCAGCATCTCACAGTTCACGGTGATGCAGGATTACGTCACCTGGGGCCAGATCAAGTCGTTTTTTATCGCTCTGGGCGTGATCGCCGTGCTCATGTCCCTGGTGTTCGGCAGCATCAGGACCGGGCTGATCGGCATGATTCCCAATGTCGCGACGGCACTGGTGGTCGGCGGCATCATGGGTTTTGCCCATATCCCCCTGGATATGATGACGGTGACCATTATCCCCATGCTGTTGGGCCTGGCCGTGGATGACACCATCCATTTCATCAATCACAGCCAGCTGGAGTTCGCCCGCAGCGGCAGTTACCGGGAAACCACCCGCCGTGTTTTCGTCAGCGTGGGAACCGCCCTGTTTCTGACCTCGTTGGTGCTGACCCTGAATTTTTCCGTCTATCTGGTTTCGTACGCCAGGGTGTTCATCCATATGGGCGTTCTCATTGCCGCGGGTATTCTGGCGGCGCTGGCCGCGGATTATTTCGTCACCCCCGTGCTGTTGCGGCTGTTTCGCCCTTTTGGCCAAGAAACGACCGGCAACGCGGACAACCGCACAGGACACATCGCTTAAACCGGCCGTAGCGCTTAGCGCTGTACGGCGATCTTCCATCCTTATTCGAAAAAGGAGAATCCAATTGAAACGCATCGGTTTGTTTTTGACAGTGTTTTTGTTCGCCATGACCTCCATGGCAAACGCCCATTCCGTCTGGATCAACAGTTTTGAGTCCCATGCCCACGGCGCACACCATTCCATGGTTTCGCTCGGCTGGGGGCATGCTCTGCCCATGGACGATATCCTCAACTCGCCCAACGGCCGGATCGCCATTGCCGACTTCACCCTTTACGATCCCGCCATGAACAAAACGGATCTGATCAAGCCACCGTTCAAGGTGGAGGAACCGACGGCGTCCACCGCCGATATCGATCTGTACGCCGCGGATCTTGCCACCCAGAAAATCGCCCTGAATCCAAAAAGCAAAGACGGCGTATACCAGTTGAGCGCGGTGTCCGTTCCGACGTTTTACACCCAGTATATTGACAAAAAAGGGCGAGAACGGATGGAATTGAAGCCGAAAAACGAGGTGGATGGCATCAAGAAGGTGCTGATGGCGGTCAAATTTCAGGCCTTTGCCAAATCCTATCTCACCAAAGGGACCTGGGTTGCCCCGCAGCCCCTCGGCCACGGGTTGGAAATCATTCCCCGCACCGATTTGAGCAATCTGCACGTCGGTGATCTGGTCGAGGTGGACGTCCTGTTTTACGGCCAGCCACTCACGGCAACAGCCAAGAGCATCGAATACATCACCGCGCACAGCAGCAGCTTCGGCCAGAGCGACGGGTTTGCGCTGTTTTCCTACCTAATGAACGGCCGGGCGCAGTTCAGGGTGCAGAGTGCCGGGCAGTGGATGATCAGTGTCGACCACAAGGACGACGTCACCGCGGACGGCCCGCTGAAGGAGCTCGTCGGCAAAGCCGATCAAGTCTACCACGGCGCCAGCCTGACGTTTAACGTGCAGTAAAAAGAAAGCTCGTGCAAAAAAGCCGTCACGGCCTTTTTGCACGAGCCTTAAGGATGAACGATTAACAAAGCCTGCTCCGGCTTGCGGGGCAGTTGCCAATGGCTTCACTGACTCAGATGTCACCTCAGTCGTCATCCCCGCCCAGATGGAGATGACGACAAACTTTTTACCTGCGTGCCTTGCCGTCACGGCCCTTTCCGCCTTCTCGCGACGCCTCCGGATGAACGGCGTCCGCGCCAAATCGGCACGCTATGTTTCATCCACAACATCTTTCGATCCATTTTTTTAAAGAAACGTCAAAAAATGTGCGGCGACCGTTAGAACGCCTGGTCATGGCCATGGTAGACAAGGCCAACCAAAACGGAATGCGCCGTATTCAACCGCCGCAGGTGATCCTTATGCCACAGGCAAAAACGCTAAAACGGCGATGATCTAGCCCGATGCAATACGTTCGCCATTCCGTCAATACAGAAGACCTATTAACGTATCTGACCGGAGGTAGAAATGTACCGTATCACCCTGGCAAAAACGGTTGCTACCGTTGCCATGACCTTGGGACTCGCCGTGTCGGCCATGGCCGACACGGAAGAAGTCGACACTCTGGAGCTGGAGACGATGACCGTCACCGCCGCGCCGCAAGAAGAGCAAAACACCATAGGCTTAAACGCCGGCCTGAATGCCGCCGACATTGAGCGACGCGGGGCTAGTCACATGAGCGATCTGATTGACCAGATTTCCGGTACCTCGGTCAACAACCTCTACAGCCGCCCGGAAATCTCCGTCGGGGTGCAGGGAATTTCCGGGCACGGACGGGTCACCCAGACCCTCGAAGGCATCAAGCAGAATTTCACCGCCTTTACCCGCGATATCGGGCAGACCGGCTCCATCTTTGTCCAGTCGCAGTTTTTAAAAAACATCGACGTCACCCGGGGCGGCGGCGCCGGTACCGCCGGCATGGGCGGCCTGGGCAGTTCGGTGAATTTCAGCTACCTGGATCTGGAGGATATTCTGCGTCCGGGGAAAAAGATCGGCGGCCTGATCCGGGGCGCCACTGGAATCAGCAAATACGCCAATGGCCGGGAACCCACCGGCTCCGTGTTCCTCGGCGGTCGTACCGACCACTGGGATGTCATGGTGGGCGCGGCGCGAAGCAAGAACGATCCCTATCGCATCGGCAACAATTTCAGCACAAGCGATATGAAGCGTGACGCCTATGCGAACAATCTGGATTTTGCCGCTATGCTACAGCTTGATGGGGGTAAGATTGTTTCCACCTTGGATGAAGGAGTGATGAGGGAATATAGGCTTAAAGGCATGGGCGGCGTGGGCGCCTACGTTGAAAAAAACCAATTCAGCGCTCGCCAGTTAAAGTGGCTGGAAGAGGCGGCCGATGCTCCCCTGCTGGGGACGCAGAAAGAGGAAGACGCTCAGATGCTGCGCCTGCGCCACTATTTCAACGATGCCAACGACCAGCGCCTGGAGCTGTTTGCCACAGCCAATTCCGCGGAGTACGAGACCGACCAGCAGCCGACCATCTGGGTCAATGAGGATGGTTCGTCCCGCTGGCACGACTACCCCTGGTCGGTAAAGGCGGAGCTGGACAGCACGGTTGTCAGCCTCAAATACGGCGGTAATTTTTCCGACTGGCTGAACCCGCAGGCACAGATTTTTTACGAACAGCAAGAGCGCAAGCAACGCTGGACGGGTCTTGCGTCAGGCAGCGCGAAGGATCAACCGTTGCACTATTTCGTTGATATCGGCTCCACCGGCCTGAAGATCGACAATGCCGGCCATTTTCACACGGCCCTGACCGGGCCGCTCCGGCTGGATGTCGGGCTGGAACTGCGCCACTCGGATAAAAAAGTCGACAGCCTGACGGAAACTGAATACTTCGTACAGGAGCAGCAGGCCAACGGGCATGACCTCCACGACCTGCAGTGGGATCCGGATTCGCGCACCGACACGGCGGGCCTGGCCCTGAGCCTGAGCACGGAGGGTGACGGCCCCTGGCAGAGCAGTGTCGGCGCGGGCTGCCAGCGTGTTTGGATGACGGTCAAGGATCCGATATTTGAGACCGGCAATATCAAGCCGGGCGGGGGGACACTTTATGCTGCCGGGTATTATTTCCCCCAGTTTCTGGCGCAAGGCTATCCGTTTTCTCAGGCTCTGCAAATGGCGAGTGAGGCCGCCACGCAATCATCGCACTCTGTTCTCATTGATCCCGATGCAGATGCTACGGTCGCCGAACCGGGCGATCAGAAATATCGATGGGACCTGAAATCCGCGCATTTTGACACCCAATATACGCTGGCGAACACCGGGCTGACGCCCTACGTGCGGGTCGGCTACAGCGAGCGCGCCCCCACCAGCGGCGAGATGTACATCAATGGCGCCTGGCTGAAAACCTACTTTAGTCCTAACCCCGATCTGGAGCCGGAGGAAAACCTGGCCTTTCAGGCCGGGGTCAACTACCAGCGGGAATCCTTGTTGTCCGGCAATGACCGGCTCGACATCGGCGTGAACTACTACCGCAACCGTATTCGCAACTACATCACCTACGGACCGATTCGCGAGTTGGATGGCGATGACGCCGCCCCGTTTGAGATGGGTGCCAACGCAGCGCACATGAATGACCTGGAGGACTTCATTCGTCACGGCGTTGAGCTGAATCTGAACTATCACCACCCCCTGTTTTATGTGCGGGCCAACCTGACGCTGCCGATCCGCCGCGACAACAAAATCTGCTCCTGGGAATCGCCCAGCGGTAGAAACTATCACAAGGTCGTAAATCCTGACGGGTCGGTCACTTATACCCCGTACGAGGGCAAGGGCAAACGGGTCTGCTATTCCTCCTGGGACTGGATGCAGACCGGGGAGATCGAGCCGGTCCGCGGCAGTTTGACCGCGGCGCTGACCCCTTTGGAGGGCAACCTGGAGGTGGGCGGCACCCTGCACTACCGCGGTAAGCAGCGGGCGGTCTTCTGGTACGATCCGGACCTCGTTGGGAACCACGATGCGGAGGAGAACTCGGCAGCGGACTTGCCGGACCACAGCGATTTTGTCGATATCTCGCTGTGGCCCAAGGTCATCAAGGTCGATCTGTTCGTCAATTACCACATCAACGACCGGCTCAAGGCGGGCCTCTACCTGGCCAATCTGACCGACCAAATGGAAGCGACCACCACCACCTTTGGTTACAACTTCTATCCGGGGCGGACCTTGACTGCCTCGCTGGAATACCGCTTCTAGCGTGTCTGGGCGCGACTCCCCGTTAAGGGGAGTTTGTCGCCGTTCTTTTGTATTGCTGTACGTGTTTTGCCTCATTGATGCGGGTCGCCCGACCACGCGGGAAGCCGTCTCGGATCGGCCCGGAGGTGAGGGATTGACGGTGTGCGACCATTCTTTATTTTTTTAGTCAAAAAAGGAGACTCCATTGAAACGTTTTGTCTTGTTTGCAACAGGTCTTTTTCTTGCGCTGACCTCCATGGCGAGCGCCCATTCCGTGTGGATCAACAGTTTTGAGTCCCATGCCCACGGCTCACACCATTCCATGGTTTCGCTGGGCTGGGGGCATGCTCTGCCCATGGATGACATTCTCAATTCGCCCAACGGCCGCATCGCCATTGGGGAATTCACCCTTTACGATCCGGCCATGAACAAAACGGATCTGATCAAGCCGCCGTGCAAGGTGGAGCAAGCAACGGCATCCACCAGCGATATCGATCTGTACGCCGCGGATCTCGCCACCCAGAAAATTGCCTTGAAACCGCAAAGCAGTGCTGGCGTTTACCAGTTGAGCGCGGTTTCCGTGCCGTCTTTTTATACCCAGTATGTCGATAAAAAGGGGCGGCAGAGGATGGCTTTGAAGCCGAAAAACGAGGTGGATGATATTGACAAGGTGTTGATGGCGGTCAAATTTCAGGCGTTTGCCAAGTCCTATCTCACCAACGGCGCCTGGACCGATCCGCAACCCCTCGGCCACGGGTTGGAAATCATTCCCCGCACCGATTTGAGCAATCTGCACGTCGGTGATCTGGTCGAGGTGGATGTGCTGTTTTACGGCCAACCGCTGACGGCAACGGCGAAGAGCATCGAATACATCACCGCGCACAGCCGCAGCTTCGGCCAGAGCGACGGGTTTGCGCTGTTTTCCTATCTGATGAACGGCCGGGCGCAGTTTCGGGTGCAAAGCGCCGGGCAGTGGATGATCAGCGTCAACCACAAGGACGACGTCACTGCGGGCGGCCCGCTGAAGGATCTGGTCGGCAAGGCCGACCAGGTTTACCACGGTGCCAGCCTGACATTTAATGTGAACTAGTACATCAGCATATTTGAAATTGTCGTTTGTAGGAGCGGCTTCAGCCGCGAAGATCCAAGCTTTGAAAAGCAACAATTCAAAACTATTCGCGAATAAATTCGCTCCTACAGGTGGTCTCTGCGATGACAAAATTGAGTGTGTTCAAATTCTAGGGGCGCGTTGACCTCCAATATGGCGGTGCGCACGGGCAGATCAGGTGTTCACGCCCTGCGCACCGCAACACACTCGGCTGTCCTTCCACGACGGTTCTCTCGTGTCCTGTTTGGTTCGTTGTTTGTATGAATTCTGAGTCATTTTTTCTGTTGTAAGGCGTGCCGCCGCAGGCCTGGCCGAAGCCAAGCCGAGAAGGCAGAACGGAGACAGCGGTAAAAAGGGCCAGAATTGGACGAAAGAACGAACCAAACAGGACACTCGCTAAAGTGACGATTGAAAAAAGGAGCGTAATCCATGGAAAAAGTGCGTATCACCGACAGCATTTCGGAAACCCTGTTCATCAATATTCCCATGAAGGCCGGCGAGCACGCCCGCCTTGACGGGATTCTCAAAGATCCCTTTTCCGCCCAGCTCGTCAAGAGGCTGGATTATGATTTTTCACGCTTCGCATCCGCCCCCCTGTCGCGTATCGGCGTGGTGGTGCGGGCGCGTTATTTTGACGAAGAGAGCATGGCTTTCCTGAACGCAAACAAAGGGAAAAACCTGATCGTTGTCCATGTGGGGGCGGGTTTGGATACCCGGTTTTTGCGCATCGACGGTGCAGGGCAGCCGGCTGTTTTTTACGAACTGGATCTGCCCGATGTCATTGATCTACGCGAAAAGGTTCTACCGCCGTTGGAAAACGAGCATCTGATCAGGGCGTCCATGTTTGAGACGGACTGGATGGACGATTTGAGCGCCCGGCATCCGGACGGACATTTTCTCTTTGTTATTGAGGGGATTTGCATGTACTTCCCCGAGGCGAAGCTCAGGCAGTTTTTTCGGGATCTGGCGCAGCGGTTTTCCGGAGAGATCCTGTGCGACCTGCTCAATGTCTGGATGAGCAAAAATTCGAAGAAACACGATGTCCTGAAAAAAATGGAGGCTGAATTCGCCTTTGGCATCGACGACGAAAAGCGCATAGAGCAGTGGCATCCGCGCCTTCATTATGTGAAAACCGCGTTGATTATGAAACAGCATCCCGCCAGATGGGGGTTTTTCATCAGCCACTTTTTTGCGAATTTGCCGTTTATCAAAAAATCGTCCAAAATGGTAACCTACCGGCTGGAATAAGCGGACCTGTTTGCGTTGAAACGACGTCTGCACGGGGGCCATTTCGCCTGCAGAGCGCCGCACCGCGAGAACAAGCTGTTGCAAACAGCCTGCTAAGGCACTGACACAATGGGTGATCTTCGGCAACCCGTGCTCCAGAGAAACATCGCTGAACATCGTTTGTTGATTGTGGTCTTTTTTCGCGCCTTTTTTCGCGTATAAATATCTCCTGTACATTCAGGAGGTTGTCTGTAGAGAGTCTTGTCAACAACCTGCCAGTACCTCAACCTATTCTGGCTGTTGACAAACAGGCTCCCCGAGCCCAAGGACGGGCGAGCCAAAAACAAGGAGAGGTTTAACTCCTTGTTTTTGTAAGTGAAGCAAAACCGCGTTTTTGCGAAACGGCCATGACAAAGTCCCTGGATGGACTTTGTCATCAAACAGAATAGGCGCGGCCCCAGCCGCGCCTATTTTCGCAACCGTCGCAACGATTTCCGCTATCGGATGGGCACCCACAACGACTGCATGAAACAAACTGGCGCGCCGGACAATGGCTGTACGGCTCCATAAAATTATCGATAAACAATAATTTATTATTGATCTACGATATTTTTGGTGTATTTTACTTAAAACTGGATCCTGAGTCAGCGACGGACCACGCGCCTTGCTTCAGGTAAAAATCACACCGAGAGGAGTACACCATGGACAATTTGGACAAAATAAAAAAAATCAGTAAAAATTTCGAGGTGCTGTGTTCGGCCCTGCTGGTCTGCGTACCGCTTTATTATCTCGTGTTCTGGGTTTTTATTAATGTCCTGCCCACAAGTTTCATCACGGTCAACACTGCCGTCGTGCCCCTTGTCGACAATGAAGTGTCTCCCGCTTTGCAGATGGCAGGGTTCGTCGCTAGCCTGTTACCCCTGTCGGCACTGACCTATATCCTTCTGAAGGTCCGCCGCCTGTTCGGCCACTACAAACAGGGGGAAATTTTCTCCTTTAGCCATGTCGAACTGTTCAAGAAAACCGCCTGGGGACTTGTTTTTTGGGTTGTTTTTTCGATGATCTACGATTCAGCCAAAAGCATTATTTTTTCCTTCGGCAACCCACCGGGAAGCCGTGTGGTGACCGTTGGATTTGGCTCCTCAGAAATCACAACCTTGATAACCGCTGGCATGGTGTTGATGATCGCCTGGGTGATGGATGAAGGGCGCCTGCTCCATGAAGAAACAACGTTGACAATTTAGGGGATGACAATGGCGATTATCATCAATCTGGACGTCATCATGGCGCAGCGGAAAATGAAATCAACAGATCTGGCAAAAATGATCGGAATCACGGAACAAAACCTGTCTATTCTTAAAACGGGAAAGGCCAAAGCGATCCGGTTCTCGACGCTGGAGGCCATTTGTCGCCATCTGCAATGCCAGCCCGGAGAAATTCTTGAATACCGTCGAGAAGACTAACAGGCTGTAGGGCCCATGGACGAGCTCACAGCATCAGGGACAGGCTTTCAAATCCTTGATGTTGTGAGCAAGACGGAAATCGCATTTCGGCTTGCATGGTTGGAAAGTCCCCGGACGGGACTTTTTCAACCTCTTGTCAAATGGGCATCTAAATTTTCGGGTTCACGTTTGAACTCTCCTGGTGTGATCCCGTAACTTTTTCTGAAAGCCGCGATGAAATGGCTGACATTGCTGTAGCCAACGGCATACGCTGTTTCTGCAACGCCTTTTTTATCCCGTCGTAACAAGTCAATCGCTTTTTCCATCCGATATTGTCGAAGGTAGCTGTACACGGTTGTCCCGAATTCCCGTTTGAAGCCCTGTTTGAGTTTCAGGGTGTTGATTCCAACCTGGCGCGAAAGCTGATCGATCGTCGGCGGTGTCTCCATATTGCGTATCAGAAGTTCGCGGGCGGTGAAAATGTTCTGCCGGTCTTTGGCTGATAATTGAGCGGTCGATGGATAGCCGCTTTGCTCCATCAGTTGAAACAATTTGAGGCAAAGTAATTCATTGGCTTTGGCCTGGAGAAAGCATTTGCCGACTTGCCCCTCCTGATTCGCGTTTAACGTTGCCGTTGCCGCACAGAGCATGGCGGGTGTCAATCCTGAAAAGAACCGGGAATCATTGGGTTGCGGTTTGTCACGAAATAAAATATCGCAAAAACTCTGTGGCAGTCGACCTTCATCACCCATGACACACTCTTTAAGACGCGATTCACCAATCTGAATACAAACGCTGGAATAGGTAATCCCAGGCGGAATAGAAAACACTCCTGTCAAGTGTGAGCCAGACTTGAGCCTGATACTGGAAGACCCGGAACCGGGATGGAGGGTAACCCCACCGACATTCGTGTTTGTGTCTCTCAATTCAACAACACCGCTCCCAGCAAGAATAAAATTAAAAACAATAGGGCTGTTTTCAATCCTGTAATTAATGGTTATCCCGCTGTCACTGTGGAGATGCAGAAAACTGATGGCAAGTTCCCGGTCCAGCGGTATATGGCGGAACCCTTGGGTCAGGAGGGGGCCGGTGCTGTAGCGATACGCATCGTCCTGTTGGCAGGAATTGTAAAGAGATGCGTGATTTCGGGCGCTGTGGCAGGAAAAAGTTGATTTTTTGTAGTTTTGCGAACAGGGCATTGGGTTTCCTTGTGATTTTTCATTGGTCTGTCTTAGCGCCAAATTCGTTGTCTATCAAACTGTTGAACCGCCTGTGGAACCCATGGATATGTGACTAAAATCGCATTTTCGTCGTTGAAAACCTCTGGATGGGATGTATTCAATCTCCCGCTATACCCGGAGCCGTAACTTTTATGCCCCTGGCGGTAGCATTGCTGACCCACCCCTTGTCTGAAATTGATAATCAAGTTTAAATTCATCCAAAACAGTAGGGCCATCTTACCAATTAGTCAAATAAATCTCGTAGGGAGGAAAAAGGATGAAGTGGATAATCGTGTTTTTGTTGCTCATGGTAACAGGTACCGTTTCTGTTTCCTGGGCGGCAACAGAAACGGATAACGGTCAGCCGACAATGGTTGGAGATATTGTCGTCACGGCCGAGAAGAGAGAGAAACCCGTACAGGATGTGCCGGCCAGCATTACGGCCTTCTCTCAGTTTCAACTGGAAGACGCGGGCATTGCTGATGTGCAGGATGTCGCCAGTCTGAGTCCCAATGTTCACATGAAACAGGGAGCAAGTACCAATTTAGTGATTATCAGGGGAATCTCCAACGATGCGGATTTTATCCATTCAACGACAGGACTCTATGTCGACGATATCGCATACTCCCTGAATTTTATGCATAATCCCGATCTTTTTGACATTGAGCGCATTGAGGTTCTGCGTGGGCCGCAAGGAACGCTCTATGGAAGAAACAGTGAATCCGGCGTGATCAATATTATTACCCGCCAGCCGGGCAACGATGTTGCCGGGAAAGTGTTTGCGGAAATTGGTGCCTATGATCCCGATCACGGTACGTCCATGAGCTATCGGGGCGGAATGTCTCTGAGTGGTCCCATTGTCGAGAATACATTATTTCTGGGGTTGGTGGGTGAATATGAAACCTCTGACGGTTACATCAAAAACAGCTATACGGGCAGCGACGAGGCCGGGGAAATTGAGCATAAAAACGGTCGCCTCAGTGCCCGGTGGCTGCCCTCCAAACAGCTTGAAATTGTGTTGAGTGCCGACATTCTCGATGTCAGAGACGGGAATGGAAACAAGCGCTTTTCCGAAGGACGATGGGCGAGCGCAACACATGAGATCGTCTATGACACCAACCATAATGTCATCGACACAAAGGGCAATGGTCAGACCCTTAAAATGGACTACCACACAGATGATATCAG encodes the following:
- a CDS encoding class I SAM-dependent methyltransferase produces the protein MEKVRITDSISETLFINIPMKAGEHARLDGILKDPFSAQLVKRLDYDFSRFASAPLSRIGVVVRARYFDEESMAFLNANKGKNLIVVHVGAGLDTRFLRIDGAGQPAVFYELDLPDVIDLREKVLPPLENEHLIRASMFETDWMDDLSARHPDGHFLFVIEGICMYFPEAKLRQFFRDLAQRFSGEILCDLLNVWMSKNSKKHDVLKKMEAEFAFGIDDEKRIEQWHPRLHYVKTALIMKQHPARWGFFISHFFANLPFIKKSSKMVTYRLE
- a CDS encoding AraC family transcriptional regulator, giving the protein MPCSQNYKKSTFSCHSARNHASLYNSCQQDDAYRYSTGPLLTQGFRHIPLDRELAISFLHLHSDSGITINYRIENSPIVFNFILAGSGVVELRDTNTNVGGVTLHPGSGSSSIRLKSGSHLTGVFSIPPGITYSSVCIQIGESRLKECVMGDEGRLPQSFCDILFRDKPQPNDSRFFSGLTPAMLCAATATLNANQEGQVGKCFLQAKANELLCLKLFQLMEQSGYPSTAQLSAKDRQNIFTARELLIRNMETPPTIDQLSRQVGINTLKLKQGFKREFGTTVYSYLRQYRMEKAIDLLRRDKKGVAETAYAVGYSNVSHFIAAFRKSYGITPGEFKREPENLDAHLTRG
- a CDS encoding MMPL family transporter; translation: MLNIQKINACFHRAAGILLRWRWPALLLFVALLAVSVVGLTRLESDIDMDNWFMEDDALLAVKDRFEAIFGNDDFCAVLVEADDVFSHQALSAIRELGRELEKKVPYADDVVSLTDFEYTTGTPDGLEIGELVPTPVPTDPEALRRIREKAYAKPVIRERIVSADGRCTWIVLRMKTIPDDWQKDYAENPDLAIGRIVNEVAAQPKYHLLHPKTAGLPVIDVEKRAFFGREMPRLFGYSLILTVVLLAVALRSVRGVVFPLITAVSAIVIVLGMQGFLGITNDPSMILLPVFLSLAVSIGYSIHVFTAFKRSFLNSGQRREAVIYAVEETGWPLLFSALTTVAALISFVFIPLRPIRWVGCTAACLVAVTYVLVIILLPALLSFGKDRRRGVTEGEKSGRLERLMRYLGDRVLRRPRLTLSVLGLVVVVCLVGISRFEVSFDIVRTFGLKVPYVNRLYQIGQTEVGSLYSYDVALEFDQPGAAKDPDNLRKFEQLVNEVKALPLTKKTASLLDIVKDMNQVIHSGDGDFYAIPQNREMVAQLLLLYENAGGSEAEKWVDYDYQRLRLMVEVDDYNSAEAARELRLIQQRGKALFPDAQVMLIGSISQFTVMQDYVTWGQIKSFFIALGVIAVLMSLVFGSIRTGLIGMIPNVATALVVGGIMGFAHIPLDMMTVTIIPMLLGLAVDDTIHFINHSQLEFARSGSYRETTRRVFVSVGTALFLTSLVLTLNFSVYLVSYARVFIHMGVLIAAGILAALAADYFVTPVLLRLFRPFGQETTGNADNRTGHIA
- a CDS encoding helix-turn-helix transcriptional regulator, producing MAIIINLDVIMAQRKMKSTDLAKMIGITEQNLSILKTGKAKAIRFSTLEAICRHLQCQPGEILEYRRED
- a CDS encoding DUF4198 domain-containing protein; amino-acid sequence: MKRIGLFLTVFLFAMTSMANAHSVWINSFESHAHGAHHSMVSLGWGHALPMDDILNSPNGRIAIADFTLYDPAMNKTDLIKPPFKVEEPTASTADIDLYAADLATQKIALNPKSKDGVYQLSAVSVPTFYTQYIDKKGRERMELKPKNEVDGIKKVLMAVKFQAFAKSYLTKGTWVAPQPLGHGLEIIPRTDLSNLHVGDLVEVDVLFYGQPLTATAKSIEYITAHSSSFGQSDGFALFSYLMNGRAQFRVQSAGQWMISVDHKDDVTADGPLKELVGKADQVYHGASLTFNVQ
- a CDS encoding DUF4198 domain-containing protein, whose translation is MKRFVLFATGLFLALTSMASAHSVWINSFESHAHGSHHSMVSLGWGHALPMDDILNSPNGRIAIGEFTLYDPAMNKTDLIKPPCKVEQATASTSDIDLYAADLATQKIALKPQSSAGVYQLSAVSVPSFYTQYVDKKGRQRMALKPKNEVDDIDKVLMAVKFQAFAKSYLTNGAWTDPQPLGHGLEIIPRTDLSNLHVGDLVEVDVLFYGQPLTATAKSIEYITAHSRSFGQSDGFALFSYLMNGRAQFRVQSAGQWMISVNHKDDVTAGGPLKDLVGKADQVYHGASLTFNVN
- a CDS encoding TonB-dependent receptor, with protein sequence MYRITLAKTVATVAMTLGLAVSAMADTEEVDTLELETMTVTAAPQEEQNTIGLNAGLNAADIERRGASHMSDLIDQISGTSVNNLYSRPEISVGVQGISGHGRVTQTLEGIKQNFTAFTRDIGQTGSIFVQSQFLKNIDVTRGGGAGTAGMGGLGSSVNFSYLDLEDILRPGKKIGGLIRGATGISKYANGREPTGSVFLGGRTDHWDVMVGAARSKNDPYRIGNNFSTSDMKRDAYANNLDFAAMLQLDGGKIVSTLDEGVMREYRLKGMGGVGAYVEKNQFSARQLKWLEEAADAPLLGTQKEEDAQMLRLRHYFNDANDQRLELFATANSAEYETDQQPTIWVNEDGSSRWHDYPWSVKAELDSTVVSLKYGGNFSDWLNPQAQIFYEQQERKQRWTGLASGSAKDQPLHYFVDIGSTGLKIDNAGHFHTALTGPLRLDVGLELRHSDKKVDSLTETEYFVQEQQANGHDLHDLQWDPDSRTDTAGLALSLSTEGDGPWQSSVGAGCQRVWMTVKDPIFETGNIKPGGGTLYAAGYYFPQFLAQGYPFSQALQMASEAATQSSHSVLIDPDADATVAEPGDQKYRWDLKSAHFDTQYTLANTGLTPYVRVGYSERAPTSGEMYINGAWLKTYFSPNPDLEPEENLAFQAGVNYQRESLLSGNDRLDIGVNYYRNRIRNYITYGPIRELDGDDAAPFEMGANAAHMNDLEDFIRHGVELNLNYHHPLFYVRANLTLPIRRDNKICSWESPSGRNYHKVVNPDGSVTYTPYEGKGKRVCYSSWDWMQTGEIEPVRGSLTAALTPLEGNLEVGGTLHYRGKQRAVFWYDPDLVGNHDAEENSAADLPDHSDFVDISLWPKVIKVDLFVNYHINDRLKAGLYLANLTDQMEATTTTFGYNFYPGRTLTASLEYRF
- a CDS encoding DUF2975 domain-containing protein, translated to MLCSALLVCVPLYYLVFWVFINVLPTSFITVNTAVVPLVDNEVSPALQMAGFVASLLPLSALTYILLKVRRLFGHYKQGEIFSFSHVELFKKTAWGLVFWVVFSMIYDSAKSIIFSFGNPPGSRVVTVGFGSSEITTLITAGMVLMIAWVMDEGRLLHEETTLTI